A single window of Maylandia zebra isolate NMK-2024a linkage group LG2, Mzebra_GT3a, whole genome shotgun sequence DNA harbors:
- the fgf24 gene encoding fibroblast growth factor 24 isoform X2 gives MSLLPSRFIYLCLHFLVFYFQLQESQQRSADFRFYIENHTRNPDDLSRKQVRIYQLYSRTTGKHVQILGKKVNANGDDGALLIVETETFGSHVRIKGKESEHYICMNEKGKIVGMPDGRKQECVFIEEFLENNYTALVSAKYKGWYLGFNRKGRPKKGSRTTQRQQEVHFMKRQPKGKVNPVQEFRFTTVTKRTRRARRLKSNAKRN, from the exons ATGTCTCTCCTGCCTTCGAGGTTCATATACCT GTGTTTACATTTTCTGGTGTTCTATTTCCAACTGCAG GAATCGCAGCAGCGCTCTGCTGATTTCAGGTTTTACATCGAAAACCACACCAGAAACCCAGATGACCTGAGCCGGAAGCAAGTCCGGATCTATCAACTCTACAGCAGAACCACTGGCAAACACGTCCAGATCTTGGGAAAGAAAGTCAACGCCAATGGAGATGATGGGG CTCTCCTTATTGTTGAGACAGAAACCTTTGGGAGCCACGTCCgaataaaaggaaaagagagCGAACATTACATTTGCATGAATGAGAAGGGCAAAATAGTTGGAATG cctGATGGAAGGAAGCAGGAGTGTGTCTTTATCGAGGAATTCCTGGAGAACAACTACACGGCTCTCGTCTCTGCCAAGTACAAAGGATGGTACCTCGGATTCAATCGGAAAGGGCGGCCTAAGAAAGGCTCGCGGACCACGCAACGACAACAGGAAGTCCACTTTATGAAACGCCAGCCGAAGGGCAAGGTGAACCCAGTGCAGGAGTTTCGCTTCACCACAGTAACTAAGCGGACACGAAGGGCTCGGCGGTTAAAATCCAACGCAAAGAGGAACTGA
- the fgf24 gene encoding fibroblast growth factor 24 isoform X1: MSLLPSRFIYLCLHFLVFYFQLQESQQRSADFRFYIENHTRNPDDLSRKQVRIYQLYSRTTGKHVQILGKKVNANGDDGGKYALLIVETETFGSHVRIKGKESEHYICMNEKGKIVGMPDGRKQECVFIEEFLENNYTALVSAKYKGWYLGFNRKGRPKKGSRTTQRQQEVHFMKRQPKGKVNPVQEFRFTTVTKRTRRARRLKSNAKRN; the protein is encoded by the exons ATGTCTCTCCTGCCTTCGAGGTTCATATACCT GTGTTTACATTTTCTGGTGTTCTATTTCCAACTGCAG GAATCGCAGCAGCGCTCTGCTGATTTCAGGTTTTACATCGAAAACCACACCAGAAACCCAGATGACCTGAGCCGGAAGCAAGTCCGGATCTATCAACTCTACAGCAGAACCACTGGCAAACACGTCCAGATCTTGGGAAAGAAAGTCAACGCCAATGGAGATGATGGGGGCAAGTATG CTCTCCTTATTGTTGAGACAGAAACCTTTGGGAGCCACGTCCgaataaaaggaaaagagagCGAACATTACATTTGCATGAATGAGAAGGGCAAAATAGTTGGAATG cctGATGGAAGGAAGCAGGAGTGTGTCTTTATCGAGGAATTCCTGGAGAACAACTACACGGCTCTCGTCTCTGCCAAGTACAAAGGATGGTACCTCGGATTCAATCGGAAAGGGCGGCCTAAGAAAGGCTCGCGGACCACGCAACGACAACAGGAAGTCCACTTTATGAAACGCCAGCCGAAGGGCAAGGTGAACCCAGTGCAGGAGTTTCGCTTCACCACAGTAACTAAGCGGACACGAAGGGCTCGGCGGTTAAAATCCAACGCAAAGAGGAACTGA